Genomic DNA from Lactuca sativa cultivar Salinas chromosome 8, Lsat_Salinas_v11, whole genome shotgun sequence:
CGCttgatatagatatatatatatatatatatatatatatatatatatatatatatatatatagagagagagagagagagagagagagagttaggttcaaatgtttctcacatctattgtgtgctagaatgcaccaataagaattgagtaaacattaaatatatattaaatgatatccatatttataattcttttctatggaaactaatttaattcgtcattaatgtcaataataatattctttcagaattaattcatatataaaataataagagtttAATCTAGGAGAACGAGtgtatattctattagaatacacCCTCATTCTTCATATTTCATTCAAATTTATTGTATTTAAGTGAGTGAGTTCTaaaataatgttattgctgacataaaaacctagatacgaattcattctgaaagaatgttattgctgacattaatgacaaatttaattaatttccataaagagaaaattataattatggatatcatataatatatacatacaattatggaaaccatttaatatctatcattatttaattaaataataatataattttactaaattcctattggtgcattgtagcacacaataaatataaaaaGCACTTTAatctagccctatatatatatatatatatatatatatatatatatatatatatatatatatatatatatatatatatatatatatattcatttccaTTGAACTATTAGCCATATCACAAACAAAAATCATGATTGACAATTCAAGTTTTACACTCTACATTATGTTttcttgtatttttatttttatatttataatacaaATTATAATGTATGTTATTTGaactttattatgtttttttaactctTGGACTTACTAATTTTTAGAAAGAAATCATTAGATTGGAGTTTGTAATttcattatattttatattttatatttagcaGGTACCCGTAAGCCTAACCGTGGTTACCTATCTTTatacggttcggttcggttcagttTTTTTGCCAATTCGGTTTGGTTTCGGTTAGTACACATGTGGTACTCGCCCTGTGGTGATGGTTTACAATTTTATTACTATTCGAACCGAATCACCCCGTTAACACCCCTACTTTCAATAGAGATAACTTAGATCCAAATAGGTTGTAAGTGAACTTAAAGGTTAAGTTGTTTTCATCGCATGCTTTAATTATGACTTATAAAACCTATCATAATTGTCATAGATTCCTAACACTATGTGTAGTCATTCCGAACAGTAAATGTCATAGATTCCTGAAACTATATGTACTCATTCCGAACAGTAAATGTCATAGATTCCTGACATTATTTCAGATCCTCATTACGGAGCAACATTCTGGAATTGCTATTTCGGCCCCTCGTTCTGGACATTGCTTTTGAAACTTAAAATGTAGCTAGCATGCATCctcaacatatattttttttaaatgaattcATCTCATGATTATGTTTGGCATTGTGAAGAAGAATATTGTTATGTTTGTTCAGATAATAACCCGTTTCCAGAATGCCTAGATTTTCCATTCCCAGATAAAATGTTTGGTGATGTTTTCCAAGCTATGAAGGATGTTGAAGAAACAAACGAAAGTGACTCTGAAAGAATTCACACACTAAATCAACGTGCAGACGATGTAGCAGAACaagtaaatgaaaaagaaaaatgttgtaacatcccgagttcaggagtgcaagttcagggttcaaagtgaaaatgtgaatgggcaactcggtgagtccatgggtggactcggcgagtagggttgcgattctggtcgcgtgttaagtggccaactcggcgaggcggcggctggacttggcgagttggttctgtgtggagaaaaccctaatttcgggggatgagccctatataaaggacattttaccctctccccagcctctttaccctctcttgaagtccagaaaacccgaatgcgcgtttgtgagtgatttaagtgcatttgaaccttggagaagagattttggaagagatcttggagagttaagaggcttggagcaaggggctttgcaaggattcagatttctcttctgttggagctttcttttgaggtattatttcgttgcttgggctgttattcatctagattcatcattttggagtttttggaaagcatagcttgtgatattttgagtttggaggttagatctgaggttgctacctcagatctggaatggagaaggtctagagtgcattaaaatccttgttcttgagtgGTTGATGAatccatcttgtcccaaaccctaaccctagagtgttatatgcttagatctctttggattcacgtacagtttgccactttacgtgatggatgggttgtagaagggtagatctatggtttggatcatctgcatggcctagAAAGCTTCTGTAGGGattaagatctaggggtactcggtgagtcacaagggtgtactcggcgagttgcttgaagatgggcaggaactcgacgagttggaagaacaactcggctagttagttgaagatagccttggactcggcgagtctggtcgtgaggtcctaaccttcttctggttgagccgtgaatcggtgagtcaagggaggactcggtgagttgagtgcgaggggactcaaaattgtgggactcggcgagtcttggggtgacttagagagttgagtcgcggattgggaagttctgagcatggggactcgacgagtcagcgggttgactcggcgagtagagtcagtcaggaggttgactttaagtttgactttgaccaagggttgaccagttgactttcaggggcattttggtaattattggcaattgtttttgagttcagtgttttggtatTGGCTAGTGGTTGAGATCGTGTCAGTAGTtagagcagcttggtcttatctctttaGTCAACAGttgcatgtgagttatcctcactatatcgacagggtctacggcaccaaggccggccctttatcggattgtgatccgggtatcgttgttatgttatttgctttgttatgttgcatcctggtagttaggatggtttatgctagtgaccggttaggtcggtatcctggttaggatgatgttatgctatgtgatctgctagatccgtttgattgaatgtgaattgttatatgattgaatgtttatgtgcacatggttgtcgAACTGGGGTGTGGTTGAGGCGGGTCcaactttgtgctgtaggccaacatacccaaggcggaccggttatcccgaaggcccagcgagcggtccggataggttgtaggccccaagagggcggaccagacgtgccgaggctcggagagtggaccaggccgactgaaggcccagtgcgggcggaccagtcatactgtagactcagagagtggaccaggtggattgaaggcccgatgcgggcgaactaatcacactgtagacttgatgtatatggttagactcggagggtggaccaggtggactgaaggctggtgcggcggaccagtcacacagtagacccgaagtgcttGGCTGTtttatgttctgttatgatatggcatgttgtgtgtgtatggtatatgtggttggtattttgggggtatctcactaagctttcaggcttacagttgtggtttaatgtttttcaggttcttcaggagactgtggcaaggcaaaggcgtgattgtaccgctcctcatgattatgttttatgatgtggttctgggaagactctgataataattgtattgaaaatctttttgtaataacttaatgaaactgggttgtttttgaaaagtttaaattggttgaaatttttagagcgttacaaatGGGTTGTTGAAGCTATGAAAGAAGTGAAACAAGCTAAGAAGCGGATTGAAGATGCAAATGCGGAGATTGATAAGCTTCATGCAGAACATGACCGTATAACAGATGTTGTTAGAATTAGAGGAGATTTTATTGACCGCGAACAAAATTTGTATCCTTTATAATTTCCTAATTTGTGGAAACCAATCTAAGTATGTATTAGGATTTATAACACTTTTTGCAATAATGTTAATGAAAACAAATTTCATTTTAGACAATCCTGCCGTTCCTTTTACAAAATTTAGTTTCAAAATACATTACAATATCCAAATTTaaaataagattacatttttggCCGATAAATGGGAACTTGCATCCGATGCAAACTAGTCGTGTCTACATGATTTTCAAACAATTCCATGTAGGTCTCACTTAGTTTGAACCCATTAGCAGTCAATTCGACTCGATCATCTATTATTGGAGTTGCCCTACGTGTTTCTTCAGTGATGTCCATTGTGTTCATAAAATATCGTATATCTCCAGTCATGGTAATGATGAGCATTGGCTTGTTATACAATGCTACTTTTCACCGCTCCTCAGCCGCTGAAGGCGGTAATGGGATTTCCAATATTACCATTCGTTGTTTCGCATGTTGATAATCACGAATCATTTCTAATGCAGTCGTATCAACAAGACGTCATTGTTCGTCTTAAAGACGTGGTATAACATATTCTATAGGCAATTCATCCTCATTGTTCGAGTCACTAGATGTCGGAGACTGAAAATAAAGTATATTAATATACTCATTAAAAACCAACGTGCATAAAAAtatctaataataataaaaccaaaTTGTTGTAACATATCCATAACAAAAAAACATAATTGCAACTAGTCGATCATAACAGGTTTGTGTGTATTTGCTCCAGTCCCATCTTTCGGAGTTCTGTCTGCTATCAATTTAAGTTTTAACACCCTTTCTAATTTCTTTCTTAAATTTATAGGTGTATTTGttggtttattttttattttattttgtaactcAACATCTTGGTTTTTTATctgcaaaaataaaattttaagaaCATTTTAATACATTACCGtacaataaattaaaattttaaatttttgtttttcGATTTGACCTTTATTAGGGGCAATTCCAAAAGCCCTTGTAAATGGAATATAACTTCGTCTTCCGTAAAACCCACTTTTTTAACATCCACACAAACTTATTTTTATACTAACATGGgttattaaataatatttagaaaaaaaaagataAGTATAGTTATTCCGGAATAATATTGCGTAACAACATTCCAAAATAGTTCATCGGGTTTCAGACCATGTTCTTCATGTTTCGGACTTACAGTGTCATTCCAAATCCCTACAATACCTATTTTCGGACTAAAAGATTTGAAACACACTACAAGTTACTTACATGAGATTTATACACGTAcaacaagaaaaacataaaaaaggaTAATCCGGATtcgatcatagtattctggagtTGTTCCTCGTATACCGGACCATTCCGGAATACATAAATGCGTTTATAAATCAGATGCAAAGTAACTTAAAGCGTAGAACTTACTTGGTTTGATGAATCCATGTTGAAAATTAGGTCCGaaatgcgggtagatagtgcttcatatttggaaatttcgGAACGCGTATTCTAGATTTTTGTGTGTgggaccctatatatatatatatatatatatatatatatatatatatatatatatatatatatatatatatataagagttcaATAGGAAAACATTATTAATCAAAGAACTAAAGAATCAATCCAAAGCGTCGGAATTTAAATCGATCAACGGAAAAACAGAAGGGTTGTAATTTTTATAATTGACGCACATGTACCGAATTATAACAAAAcatacttcttcttcttttttttttttttttttaattttttaggccatattttttatcaaaaagaaAAACCAAATATATCGGTGTTCatgatttttcgtcctcttttcATAGAtatccatattgatatataaaaaataaacttttttttttcaaaaaaaacctacttcattttctttattttttgaaaaattaaggtctattttttatcgaaacaattaataaatatatcaaaattcatattctTTGTACTATTTAAACATAAATTTATATtgacatttaaaagaaaaaaatcgaAATTTCAGTTacgattcacattgtgaatctgctcAGATTTACGATATAAATAATAGTAAGttagattcatattgtgaattcTGAAAACTAAGTTATATAcagttcagattcacaatgtgaataaatCTATTTGTTGATTTTAAAAAACTAATTTTCGAGTAATCataacattaaaatattatagaactgcataaatatatttttattcatttgtaaATTTTACTTAATTTGTGAATgatcaaagagttgaaatattggTAAGATtttacattgtgaatgttaaaatttaaatatttatagtttaaattcacagtgtgaatcttaATTGATCGAggtgttttttttaattgatgATGATGTTTATTAATGGAGGACAAAAAATTGAGATGTTTtcatataattagtttttttttttttttataaaaataaagttaaatattgaaaaaacaacaaaatgaagtgaattttttttttaatgttagtttttttttatattaacatGGATCTTTATGGAAAGAGGTCGGAAAATTGTAAACAACAgtatattcaattttttttcgataaaaaaattttaaatgaaaaaaagatGTGAGTTTTTTGTTATAGAGGTGAGTTTTATGGTATAATATGGTGTATGTGTGTCTAATGTACAAGTATACATCTATTCATTTGGTCATTGATTATTATGATTTTTGACGTTCACGATTAGTTTCTTGGTTCCTTGTTATAGAGGTGAgttttatggtatatatatatatatatatatatatatatatatatatatatatatatatatatacacacacacacacacacccaccccATTGGGCTTGGGCTGATTTTTTGGGTATGTAGTGACCAGTTCCGGAGTAAgtggttattttaaaaaaaatagttattgttattgaaaaaccattaaaaagtagttagattactcaatttcccaatatttaaaatttaaatataattaaagGGGTAAATGAAATATGATTGTATGTAGGGTAATAATTGATACGACATGATACAAATACATAACATGAAACGAAAATTGGGACGAAACTGAAATTTGAATTCATGTATGTGTCATGTGCATAAAATACGATGTTGTGTTGTGTTCATatttaaaagtcaacaaaaatttgacacgatttaacatttgtttgtcgtgttatgtatgattaagctaattattattttatgttatCTTTATCATGTTGTGCCGTGTTTATcgttttttaattggtttagTTTTCATGTTAGTTAAAAAGACACGATATCGTGTTGTGTAGTATTAATGTTACATAAAATAGGGATGGGCATATCGACCGGTGAACCGGCTGGAACTGGTACCGGAACTGGAACTCGATAGAACCAGTCGGGCCAGGACCGGGATCATATTCTTGTAGATTTttggaaccggtagaaccgacaAAAACCGGAACCATTTGTTGCTATTTATCAAAGATCGGTTCCAACATTGAAGACACGGTAAGAACCCGTAGGAACCGGCGGTCCGGTTCGGTTCTTAATTTCGGCTGACTTCGGTTCCCAATCCGGGTCCGATTCGGGGCCAGTTCGGTTCCTTTGCTCATCCCTAACGTAAAACATTGTCTTATCGTGttgtgtcagacaaaaacacgataCGATTGCCGAATTTGCCACTCTAATTGCATGAGATCGACTGgatataaaattaataataaactgATCATGCAATACATATTATTGAGCTAGTAAAAAAATTTATCCACACCAGTAGTATTGGCAGTTAATGATATGATAACTTCTGATTTTCTAATTATTTAATGATCAATAATCAAATTTCAACAATCAATTTTATATCTTTTGCAACAAAACGGATTATCAGAAGACAGCAACCTTTTTTTCACAAATATATCATTTTTGTTTGATCAATCTATGAATTGCTTTAAACAATCATAATTTGTTAAAACattcaaaatatttaaaataacttatcatATAATATTACAAATTTCGAATACCAAACACCATATCTAATACAACATACTTTTATTACTACTAATAACTTAATTTTGATTATTTAATATCATATCCAGTATAACTATTCAAATACAAAGTTATTCAACAGAAAACAAAAACCATTGTTAAATGAGAAGTGATCTACACAAAACTTTttgtcatacacaacaatttatgctTTAGAAGATTGtacaaaaagaaaaacataacTTCAAGATCCATCTAGAGTttatatttaaatgaaaaacacggtaaatataaatagaaaataaaagCTTACAAATACTTGTGTTAAACAAGTCAAAAGATTTAAAGAAGAAACAATAAAATGGAAGTAATTGCATGGTTTGCTAAACAAAATTCAGTTATTGAACAGCCAGCTACCAACAATTAGGTGAGTGTTTAAAGAAAACTACCTTATTTGAACCACTAACTAatttaatccaaaaaaaaaaagttaaatcatAAATGCACGATGTTAATGGGTTtctgttcatgttcatgttcatgataTTTGCTGATCCATATTATATAACAATATGCTATAATACTTTTAAGAAACAATTACCCATAAAAAAAATGGCATAATAATGGCTAAAACAGAAAACttgcttttatttatttattgtattaACTTTTGACTACATTTTGGGGTTGAGCAAAAAAATCCTTTGCATTTCTTGCTACCTCTGCCTCCAGAATAGACTCCAGCATAATGTCGGATCCCTTTGCATCAGCTGCCATTTACAACATAAACAAGAGTTATTCAAATACAAAGTTATTTATTGTATTACAgcattgtagtttttttttttttttttttttttttttttttttttttttttttttttttttttttaaatctaccAAATGATAGCAATATcaataaaaagaaaatgaaagtatgttgctatttgttAGTTACCTGTGCGATTAGGCAACAATCCTGTGTCTTGAGCTGATACAGGAAGAACAGTGAGGCCAGATTCATCAGTAAGCTCACTCATAACTTCATTATTTGTATTTGTAGCTTCAGAACGCAAAGCTGCTGACTCAGCTAATCTTGCATAAGCAGTAGCTTGGTTGTGCATGTCTGATGATGGTGAGGCAGTTGCATTATAATTATAAACCTGGGGTGCAAATTGCAAAATAACAAATCAATGATAAATCTAGTGATTTTCATTACAGAGTTCTGTGAATGAaatttgagttttagggtttgaaccttaGGGGTAGCAGTTGGTAATGCTTCATCATCAATGGGTTTTACAGGAACAGTATTCCCTAAAAGTTGAAATATAAGTATGATTAATATGGataatttacagaaaaaaaaaggGAGCTTAGATGATGATACATACCATTTGTATCTGGAATCTGGGAAACATTGTCCACAAGCCTCTTGGTTAATGGGCCAGGATTCACAAAGGAAATTGTTCGGATTTCATGACgtatggcttcaagttgagcgaTAGTATCTTGAAGTTCCTTGTGCACCTGTGATTGAAAGAGACTATCAGAAACAAATCGTAATCGATCTTCAATAACAGATTTACAATTTGATATGAAAACTTTTCTAAAGTATCACCAACGTTTCGAATTTGAGGTGTTTGAAAACAACTACTCCGTGGATTTGGTTTTAGGACTGCGGGATTTTAGGGTTATAGAGAGACCTGTTTAGCCTGAGACTGCTGCATGACATTGTCGAACTGTCCACGAGCCATTTGAACGTATCCAATTGACCGGCCAGCTAACCTCCCGGCGACTCGTGCTATGCGTGGGAGATCTTTGGGGCCTAGTGTCGAATGAGGATCAATCATTTTGAACAGCAATTACAAAAATCAAACTAACACAAATACTCGTAATCACGATATGAAAATCGAACATAACGAGATCAATTTGCTTGAAAATGTGTATTCTTACACCATGAGATTAAACGTAACGTTAATTGGAGCGAGGGCAGAAAGATTTCGCGTACCGATGAGAGCTGCCGTGGCTCCGATGATAAGGAAAAGCTCCCCGTACGAAAGACCTAGCATCGTTTATTGGTACGCTATGATCCCCTTGAGAAGAAGAATAAGGCACCAGCACAGAAATCTTTGCAAATTAAGTATACAGTTTAGATTTTAGAGAAAACGATGAAGCCGCTTGAGTTCTTAAACGGGATGTAATCCGGCAATGCGCCGCCGTGACATTAGTATACCCCCACCGCTACCGGTGTAGGAGGGAGGAACCAGTATAATGAAGGTAAAGTACGTTTGACCCCTTATACCTTACAAATTATTCTTATCGGCCAAgggagg
This window encodes:
- the LOC111910912 gene encoding uncharacterized protein LOC111910912, yielding MLGLSYGELFLIIGATAALIGPKDLPRIARVAGRLAGRSIGYVQMARGQFDNVMQQSQAKQVHKELQDTIAQLEAIRHEIRTISFVNPGPLTKRLVDNVSQIPDTNGNTVPVKPIDDEALPTATPKVYNYNATASPSSDMHNQATAYARLAESAALRSEATNTNNEVMSELTDESGLTVLPVSAQDTGLLPNRTADAKGSDIMLESILEAEVARNAKDFFAQPQNVVKS